In Dermacentor variabilis isolate Ectoservices chromosome 11, ASM5094787v1, whole genome shotgun sequence, one genomic interval encodes:
- the LOC142563639 gene encoding uncharacterized protein LOC142563639, translated as MSALPVFLVTISIFALQRSTSLQSYPEIQPQLEIFQNCYPDRGIWFMVKRNYPYDPFHGGSARCVKYERIGPVIGNSMNVRYSWCQDGSGRGYGSSVGRHVLTNTPGYRAGNLYNFLSFKGAGNLQFLTIFKDCHTCFIGRYFHALNGYGCAMWRRVSSFNRRAQYCDFIFHMFCGGTPSYQMYDDSCGRVLGLNGTFNIGWQEN; from the exons ATGTCTGCCCTTCCCGTCTTTCTGGTTACCATATCTATATTTGCTCTGCAACGGAGCACCTCATTACAATCATATCCGGAAATTCAGCCACAACTGGAAATATTCCAAAAC TGCTATCCCGACCGCGGCATCTGGTTCATGGTCAAGAGAAATTATCCCTACGATCCATTCCACGGCGGAAGCGCTAGATGCGTGAAATATGAGAGAATTGGACCGGTCATAGGTAACAGCATGAACGTAAGGTACTCTTGGTGTCAGGATGGTTCCGGACGTGGATACGGATCAAG TGTCGGCCGTCACGTTCTGACTAATACGCCAGGATACCGCGCAGGGAATCTGTACAACTTTTTGTCCTTCAAAG gtgcGGGCAATTTACAATTTCTTACGATCTTCAAAGATTGCCACACTTGTTTCATTGGGCGTTACTTCCATGCTCTTAACG GATATGGCTGTGCCATGTGGCGTCGTGTGTCATCGTTTAACCGCCGTGCCCAGTACTGCGACTTCATCTTCCACATGTTCTGCGGCGGCACTCCCTCGTACCAGATGTACGATGACTCTTGCGGCAGGGTGCTCGGCCTGAACGGTACCTTCAACATTGGCTGGCAGGAGAATTAA